In one window of bacterium DNA:
- a CDS encoding MarR family transcriptional regulator, with translation MSKNKDDIKREFIEDMARTCEQTFGLPRMGGRIWGVLLTTEKEQLSSEELMEEVHASRGSVSTMVRMLERVGFIKRVTVRGDRRHFYSASGAESLLHAELASIKLFIQLMERGKQVMNPKDKKGVARLEEIRALMMFFESEYKGLLNRWHQKKDKK, from the coding sequence ATGAGCAAAAACAAAGACGACATAAAACGAGAATTCATTGAGGACATGGCACGCACCTGTGAGCAGACGTTCGGACTGCCGCGGATGGGGGGACGCATCTGGGGTGTGCTACTCACAACGGAGAAAGAACAGCTCTCGAGCGAAGAACTGATGGAAGAAGTGCATGCGAGCAGGGGCTCGGTCAGCACCATGGTGCGCATGCTCGAACGCGTGGGATTCATCAAGCGCGTCACGGTACGGGGCGACCGCCGCCATTTCTACTCCGCGTCAGGAGCGGAATCACTGTTGCACGCCGAGCTCGCGAGTATCAAGCTGTTCATTCAGCTCATGGAGCGCGGGAAACAAGTAATGAACCCGAAGGATAAAAAGGGAGTTGCGCGACTCGAGGAAATCAGGGCACTGATGATGTTCTTCGAGTCCGAATACAAGGGATTGTTGAACAGATGGCATCAAAAGAAGGATAAGAAATGA
- a CDS encoding chloride channel protein: MAMQFLEKLIPRLQAQFRRLYFAQPKELSKTLIRFTRSESVLILIAAGIGVATGGVILLFNWTVEFAGEHFQELFDLSHSNQYWQYLLIPLIPAAGGLGVGLLQTYVFKAKPGHGVPEVILASRFSRGRIQRRVILQKLLTGALSIGSGGGGGREGPIIHVGAAVGISIANIFRLTRDQSRTLIACGAAAGISGIFNAPMGGVMFVLEVILGDFRLKTFTPVVVSAVAATAITRNVYGSFTLVNAPSGFSIALPEYLLFALLGVIMGLMSAYFTRVIIFVEKFSHENLRVAEVFRPAVGGLLAGILILFLPSMMEQTYTPVNEALHASLPIWLMLVVAFLKPWHNAVTTGSGGTGGVFAPALKSGAMVGAVFGMLMMLLFPNLVHTPTAYALSGMGAILAGTMHAPLTGILILIEISNDYSIVLPAMLTAIVATVIAQRFLRNSIYSWSISKPGTHIGSFAYVPLLNSITIDQIVERGVAHVTTSTPIRDILVIFEQTRHDAVLVLDADQRYLGLIEFEDVRSFIAERELVQGLVAADVMVMSIKPVFEHTTLDVILKLFDDYGWSVLPVLDADGSKRAVGLVTAYDAQTYYRRSVTREH, from the coding sequence ATGGCTATGCAGTTTCTTGAGAAACTCATACCCCGCTTACAGGCGCAGTTCCGCCGCCTCTATTTCGCGCAGCCGAAAGAACTGAGCAAAACACTGATTCGCTTCACACGAAGTGAATCCGTGCTCATTCTTATTGCCGCGGGCATCGGCGTCGCAACCGGTGGCGTCATTCTGCTGTTCAACTGGACCGTGGAATTCGCAGGGGAGCATTTCCAGGAGCTGTTCGATCTTTCCCACTCCAATCAATACTGGCAGTATCTGCTGATTCCGCTGATTCCGGCCGCAGGCGGACTCGGTGTGGGATTGCTGCAAACCTATGTGTTCAAGGCCAAGCCCGGACACGGGGTGCCCGAGGTCATTCTCGCATCGCGTTTCAGTCGTGGACGTATTCAGCGCCGCGTCATTCTGCAAAAACTGCTCACCGGTGCGCTGTCGATCGGATCGGGCGGCGGTGGCGGACGGGAAGGCCCCATCATCCATGTCGGTGCGGCGGTTGGTATCAGCATTGCCAACATCTTCCGTCTCACGCGCGACCAGAGCCGCACGCTTATCGCCTGTGGCGCTGCGGCGGGTATCAGCGGGATTTTCAACGCCCCGATGGGTGGTGTCATGTTCGTCCTCGAAGTCATCCTCGGGGATTTCCGCCTCAAGACATTTACTCCCGTCGTGGTATCCGCGGTGGCCGCGACAGCGATCACACGCAACGTGTACGGTAGTTTCACTCTCGTCAATGCACCTTCCGGTTTCTCCATCGCACTGCCTGAGTATCTGCTCTTCGCTCTGCTCGGCGTGATCATGGGACTCATGTCGGCATACTTCACACGCGTCATCATTTTCGTGGAAAAATTCAGTCACGAGAACCTCCGTGTGGCCGAAGTCTTTCGTCCCGCCGTCGGTGGACTGCTGGCCGGTATCCTCATTCTCTTCCTTCCGTCGATGATGGAGCAGACATACACGCCGGTCAACGAAGCCCTGCATGCGAGCCTGCCCATCTGGTTGATGCTGGTCGTCGCTTTCCTCAAGCCCTGGCACAACGCTGTCACGACCGGCAGCGGCGGTACCGGCGGCGTGTTCGCCCCGGCTTTGAAAAGCGGCGCGATGGTCGGCGCGGTGTTCGGCATGCTCATGATGCTGCTCTTCCCCAACCTCGTCCATACACCCACGGCGTATGCGCTGTCGGGCATGGGCGCCATACTGGCGGGAACAATGCACGCGCCGCTGACGGGCATTCTCATTCTCATCGAGATCTCGAACGACTACTCCATTGTTCTGCCCGCCATGCTTACTGCCATCGTGGCAACGGTTATCGCACAGCGTTTTCTGCGCAATTCCATATACTCCTGGTCCATCAGCAAACCCGGCACACATATCGGTTCCTTCGCCTATGTACCGCTGCTCAATTCCATTACCATCGACCAGATCGTCGAACGCGGCGTGGCGCATGTGACAACGAGCACCCCGATACGGGATATTCTCGTGATCTTCGAGCAGACCCGTCACGACGCCGTTCTCGTGCTTGACGCGGATCAGCGGTATCTCGGACTCATAGAATTCGAGGACGTCCGTTCCTTTATCGCCGAGCGCGAGCTGGTACAGGGACTCGTGGCCGCAGACGTGATGGTGATGTCTATCAAACCCGTGTTCGAACACACCACGCTGGATGTCATTCTGAAACTCTTCGACGATTACGGGTGGAGTGTGCTTCCCGTGCTGGATGCCGATGGCAGCAAGCGCGCGGTCGGACTCGTCACCGCTTACGACGCGCAGACCTATTACCGCCGTTCCGTCACCAGGGAACACTGA
- a CDS encoding outer membrane lipoprotein-sorting protein produces the protein MKHVMILILVLVASQVLQAQTADEIIDKAENLLQGKTSRGTYEMNVVTPEYERSMKMEYWWDGENDKALIKTIAPVKEAGNKWLKIGNEMWNYLRTTETTIKIPPSMMLQSWNGSDFTNDDLARESDVSDDYTHKLLQEEKIHGEDCWKIASTPKPDAPVVWGKLYTWVRKADYLPAIVQYYDEKGTLVRYMVYSDYKTMDDRKIPAKWTMYNKVKEGHKTEFIIDKVDFNADIPDRIFSFRELERGN, from the coding sequence ATGAAGCATGTAATGATCCTCATCCTTGTGCTTGTCGCAAGCCAGGTGCTTCAGGCACAGACGGCGGACGAAATCATCGACAAGGCCGAAAACCTGCTGCAGGGAAAGACCAGCCGCGGGACATACGAAATGAACGTCGTCACCCCGGAATACGAGCGCAGCATGAAAATGGAGTACTGGTGGGATGGCGAGAATGACAAAGCACTTATCAAGACCATTGCGCCGGTGAAGGAAGCGGGAAACAAATGGCTGAAAATCGGCAATGAAATGTGGAATTATCTGCGGACGACGGAAACCACGATTAAAATTCCTCCGTCGATGATGCTGCAGTCCTGGAACGGTTCGGATTTCACCAACGACGATCTCGCCCGCGAATCCGACGTCAGTGATGACTACACGCACAAACTCCTGCAGGAGGAGAAAATTCATGGGGAGGATTGCTGGAAAATTGCATCCACACCGAAACCGGACGCCCCCGTTGTCTGGGGAAAGCTGTATACCTGGGTCCGAAAGGCAGATTATCTTCCCGCCATCGTCCAGTACTACGATGAAAAGGGAACCCTGGTGCGCTACATGGTTTACTCCGATTACAAAACCATGGATGATCGGAAAATCCCTGCGAAGTGGACCATGTACAACAAGGTGAAAGAGGGGCACAAGACGGAATTCATCATCGATAAAGTCGATTTCAACGCCGACATCCCTGACCGCATATTCTCTTTCCGTGAACTGGAACGGGGGAACTGA
- a CDS encoding lycopene cyclase domain-containing protein — protein MLAPYTYALLMFLTLLPVVLKARDVNLPLAKHRGSALAATLIVAVPFVVWDVFATAAGHWSFSSRFTTGLTLVNLPIEEVLFFIVVPLASILVWDTVGYLIKRR, from the coding sequence ATGCTAGCACCGTACACGTACGCACTGCTGATGTTCCTGACGCTGCTTCCGGTTGTGCTGAAAGCGCGGGACGTCAATCTCCCCCTTGCGAAACACAGGGGGTCAGCACTGGCTGCGACTCTGATTGTCGCCGTGCCTTTCGTCGTGTGGGATGTCTTTGCGACAGCGGCGGGACACTGGAGTTTCTCTTCCCGGTTCACGACGGGACTTACGCTCGTGAACTTGCCCATTGAGGAAGTCCTTTTCTTCATCGTCGTTCCGTTGGCTTCGATACTGGTATGGGATACCGTAGGTTATCTGATAAAACGCCGATGA
- a CDS encoding ABC transporter permease has translation MLLTIAWRNLWRNKRRSVIVLTSIIVGITAVMFNDGLSIGMIRQMLENSIGSHVSHIQIHSKGFNDNRVIQNAIPSNSKVENVLASTQGIKHWSPRVLSFGLLSSALNSSGGIIVGVNPQQEKDVTTIKRSIIEGTYLTGAAHEVVIGRRLADKLKVGLGDKVVGMASALSGDVGSELYRVTGIFETVSSEFDKSYMFTSISDARNMLELGDRTLEYAVIVSDINKVEDVAAELRHKLGDKYEVLTYIDLLPILVSQVDMYKTMMYVVYLIIALAMIFGIVNTMLMSVFERINEFGVLMAIGMRVSRIFYMVLIEAGTLGVIGTGAGLLLGTGLLLIFSSVGIDFSVFSEGLTSFGVGAVIYPRLTIDTILNVIVIIPLTTVLGAVYPAWRAMRLQPVTAIRYV, from the coding sequence ATGCTGCTCACCATTGCCTGGAGAAATCTCTGGCGGAACAAGCGCCGCTCCGTGATCGTGCTGACTTCCATCATCGTTGGCATCACTGCCGTGATGTTCAATGATGGACTCTCAATCGGCATGATCCGGCAGATGCTTGAAAACTCCATCGGATCCCACGTCTCCCATATACAGATTCATTCAAAGGGATTCAACGACAACCGTGTCATTCAAAACGCGATTCCAAGTAATTCAAAAGTTGAAAATGTGCTTGCATCCACGCAAGGGATAAAGCACTGGAGTCCGCGCGTGCTCAGCTTTGGTCTTCTGAGCAGCGCATTGAACTCCTCGGGCGGCATCATCGTCGGAGTGAATCCGCAACAGGAAAAGGATGTCACCACAATCAAGCGATCCATCATCGAGGGTACGTATCTCACCGGTGCAGCGCATGAAGTGGTGATTGGACGCAGACTGGCGGACAAACTCAAGGTCGGACTCGGAGACAAGGTCGTGGGTATGGCTTCCGCGCTGAGCGGTGATGTTGGTTCCGAGCTGTATCGTGTCACCGGGATTTTTGAAACCGTGAGCTCGGAGTTCGACAAGTCGTACATGTTCACCTCCATCTCGGATGCGCGCAATATGCTGGAGCTGGGAGACCGGACGCTCGAATATGCGGTCATCGTCAGCGACATCAACAAGGTGGAAGATGTCGCCGCGGAGCTGCGACACAAACTCGGGGACAAGTATGAAGTTCTCACCTATATCGATCTGCTGCCGATTCTTGTTTCCCAGGTCGACATGTACAAAACCATGATGTACGTCGTCTACCTGATCATTGCGCTCGCCATGATCTTCGGCATCGTGAACACCATGTTGATGTCCGTCTTTGAACGCATCAATGAATTCGGCGTGCTCATGGCCATCGGCATGCGAGTCAGCCGCATCTTCTACATGGTGCTTATCGAGGCGGGCACGCTCGGCGTGATAGGCACGGGAGCGGGACTGCTGCTCGGGACGGGCCTGCTGCTGATCTTCTCGAGCGTGGGAATCGATTTCAGTGTGTTCTCGGAGGGACTCACATCCTTCGGCGTCGGTGCCGTGATTTATCCGCGCCTGACGATCGATACGATTCTCAACGTCATCGTAATCATTCCACTCACGACGGTGCTCGGCGCCGTATACCCGGCCTGGCGCGCGATGCGTCTGCAGCCGGTCACCGCAATCCGATACGTCTAA
- a CDS encoding ABC transporter permease — translation MRLLTKLAWRNLWRNRRRTLITISAIVFATLLSLVMRGIQLGTYDQNISWALNLFSGYIQLQNPEFKDNPSLHRSFFFTKEMRQELENDDRVRGFAPRVYGDGLISFKQNSLGAALFGIDPAVERNVTRMADKINAGRMIASAKAYEIVLGRTLLKNLNADVGDTVVILSQGYDGALGNMKYRIVGSVRTGMQDFDRAAVFMGIDNLQQLVTMHGRVSVVAIALHDLHDIDDVSEDLNARLDTSKVSVLPWEEVMPDMKQGIELDNYSGMLMLAILIVIVAFGILNTVLMSVTERFREFGILLSIGMPQRQLVTLVLIETVYMLLIGIIIGNILALGINMYLEANPITLTGDYAAMTEEYGWLPVMPSIVLPSSMFNTSIAILSISLLAALYPLYRVFTLEPLKGIRYT, via the coding sequence GTGAGACTCCTCACAAAGCTTGCCTGGCGCAACCTCTGGCGCAATCGTCGAAGAACGCTGATCACGATTTCCGCCATCGTCTTCGCCACCCTGCTGTCGCTTGTCATGCGCGGCATACAGCTTGGGACATACGATCAGAATATCAGCTGGGCGCTGAACCTCTTTTCCGGCTACATTCAGCTGCAGAATCCGGAATTCAAAGATAACCCGTCCCTCCACCGCAGCTTCTTCTTCACGAAGGAGATGCGTCAGGAGCTGGAAAATGACGATCGGGTTCGCGGCTTTGCGCCGCGGGTGTATGGCGATGGACTGATCAGCTTCAAACAGAATTCGCTCGGCGCCGCACTTTTCGGGATTGATCCGGCAGTGGAGCGCAACGTGACGCGCATGGCGGATAAGATCAATGCAGGACGCATGATCGCCTCCGCGAAGGCGTATGAAATTGTGCTCGGACGAACACTGCTGAAAAATCTCAATGCGGATGTCGGCGATACTGTCGTCATCCTTTCGCAGGGATATGACGGGGCGCTGGGAAATATGAAATACCGCATCGTGGGCAGTGTGCGCACGGGCATGCAGGATTTTGACCGCGCAGCCGTGTTTATGGGGATAGACAATCTGCAGCAGCTGGTCACCATGCACGGCCGCGTGTCAGTGGTCGCCATTGCCCTGCATGACCTTCACGACATCGACGATGTCTCCGAGGATTTGAATGCACGCCTGGATACGAGCAAGGTGAGCGTGCTCCCGTGGGAAGAGGTGATGCCCGACATGAAACAGGGGATAGAACTCGATAACTACAGTGGCATGCTCATGCTTGCCATCCTGATCGTTATCGTTGCCTTCGGCATACTGAATACAGTGCTTATGTCTGTCACCGAGCGCTTCAGGGAATTCGGCATCCTGCTCTCCATCGGTATGCCACAACGGCAGCTGGTGACGCTCGTTCTGATCGAAACGGTATACATGCTGCTGATAGGTATCATTATCGGCAACATTCTGGCGCTGGGGATAAACATGTACCTCGAGGCCAATCCGATCACCCTGACCGGCGATTACGCCGCGATGACGGAAGAATACGGATGGCTGCCGGTCATGCCGAGCATTGTCCTGCCATCGAGCATGTTCAATACCTCGATCGCCATTCTTTCCATATCCCTGCTTGCCGCACTGTATCCACTCTATCGTGTCTTCACGCTCGAACCACTTAAAGGAATAAGGTACACCTGA
- a CDS encoding lycopene cyclase domain-containing protein, producing MTYTTMAIAAAVLATLLDLIILKTRLLLTRRFWMFFLVMLPLFFVVNGVLTSLPVVRYAPEAIIGVRLWTIPIEDIAYMFSLLTPTIALYEWLQRRRKTAV from the coding sequence ATGACGTACACGACCATGGCGATAGCGGCAGCAGTGCTTGCGACACTGCTGGATTTGATCATCCTCAAGACGCGGCTTTTACTGACGCGGAGATTCTGGATGTTCTTCCTTGTCATGCTGCCACTGTTTTTCGTCGTGAATGGTGTGCTGACTTCCCTGCCCGTGGTGCGCTATGCACCGGAAGCCATCATCGGTGTTCGACTCTGGACCATTCCTATCGAGGATATTGCATACATGTTTTCACTGCTGACTCCCACCATCGCACTTTACGAGTGGCTTCAGCGCCGCCGAAAAACGGCCGTGTGA
- a CDS encoding 4Fe-4S binding protein: MIVITDDCINCAACIDECPSNAIFDAGESYEVNGETRPPMSEEYTFSVPELCTMCEGFSDTPTCIDVCPSDAIIDE; encoded by the coding sequence ATGATCGTAATCACTGATGATTGCATCAACTGCGCAGCATGCATTGACGAATGTCCCAGCAATGCTATTTTCGATGCCGGCGAATCCTACGAAGTGAACGGTGAAACTCGTCCGCCGATGAGCGAAGAGTACACCTTCAGCGTTCCCGAACTCTGCACCATGTGCGAAGGATTCTCCGATACCCCGACCTGCATCGACGTGTGCCCGTCGGATGCAATCATTGACGAATAG
- a CDS encoding ABC transporter ATP-binding protein, which translates to MEVIRLEKVEKTYSDNGVPVHALRGIDLSISQGEFTVIAGPSGSGKTTLLNIMGALDQATKGKVFLEKENVGDKARDEISAFRLEKLGFVFQAYNLIPVLTAMENIEFTMMLLGIEQEQRRERAREVMRELSIEELADKRPNEMSGGQQQRVAVARAIVNNPSIILADEPTANLDSETGANLLDLMERMNREHNLTFIFSSHDQQVIDRARRLIILTDGMIERDEIVKSDD; encoded by the coding sequence ATGGAAGTCATTCGACTCGAGAAGGTAGAAAAAACATATTCTGATAACGGCGTGCCCGTGCACGCCCTGCGCGGCATCGATCTCAGTATCTCGCAGGGGGAATTTACCGTGATAGCGGGTCCCTCAGGCTCCGGGAAAACCACGTTGCTCAATATCATGGGCGCGCTCGATCAGGCCACAAAAGGGAAGGTCTTCCTGGAGAAGGAGAACGTCGGTGACAAGGCGCGTGATGAAATATCCGCGTTTCGTCTCGAAAAACTGGGCTTCGTATTCCAGGCGTATAATCTCATTCCGGTGCTGACCGCGATGGAGAATATCGAGTTCACCATGATGCTGCTCGGCATCGAGCAGGAGCAGCGCCGCGAACGGGCACGCGAGGTCATGCGGGAATTGAGTATTGAAGAGCTGGCGGACAAGCGTCCCAACGAGATGAGCGGCGGACAACAGCAGCGTGTTGCTGTCGCACGGGCCATCGTCAACAATCCTTCCATCATCCTGGCGGACGAACCGACGGCCAACCTGGACTCCGAGACCGGAGCCAACCTGCTCGACCTTATGGAGCGCATGAACCGCGAGCACAACCTCACGTTCATTTTTTCCTCACACGATCAGCAGGTCATCGACCGGGCCCGCAGGCTTATCATCTTGACGGATGGTATGATCGAGCGGGATGAGATTGTGAAATCGGACGACTGA